From the genome of Lineus longissimus chromosome 8, tnLinLong1.2, whole genome shotgun sequence, one region includes:
- the LOC135492849 gene encoding uncharacterized protein LOC135492849 produces MTTARSNRGSRTSRVDNKDGVDANTCENGQDSDDESISDCLDDESCDNDDIPNRRMDGLKKVETPRGSAKKGGLLKTIRLTRNQRTQSARSTRDSISVDNLSDRDLEWLQGDNFLGRLENEENLDTDVLQKEVDTLPKKKTKTCRHRMERFLTSTPCQIIVLLIAFLDAVAVVTSVILDMESHRVETEHLKCQRHHLVWILLNLENTPNKTSEHFVIPDTHGIDGGLTGSAFVYELLERFEASIDRNQKNNYETTGSPKSDASSDVADNVAFQRSPRALTAGEMTLRTPPYPPDDYSATALPDFIDSDAVNNQYGKLLVAPAMNNPRKDISQRSGDADVGNVDALASFMVPPPPLKDCLQITARAEELIHISHMLHYTSIALLSVLLLEVILKVIAMGSDFFHHKLEIMDSIVILISFILDLVFIQDHDKNLAVAIFLFIWQMLRVLSALINHNKKRVEFLMQVMKESNLKLHQQNLLLRRKVKQKKKQLGNLQQFCEELGATDDQIQDCLSGVPTHVPLKTRAASKAKNVLSASCEALSTFKKWTSRSLSTGLPPLAIAFAKSPMERRRRNSAGSEPAPAKSPVRLKSLQYTSSFLDIDLRQRGKPHLGAGDICSSSEDGSLCELGPRGPSSGRESSIGSNGSLCDLDSMSATPNASPGTSPPLRQKGSDFILEMEGIKNAGFLEFNQGREISCGSDSEPPSYGVAMLSSKGGDEIYQTFIGARRLTMASNEVEECDRNTKL; encoded by the exons ATGACGACCGCCAGAAGCAACCGAGGTTCACGGACCAGTCGAGTGGACAACAAGGACGGCGTTGACGCCAACACTTGTGAAAATGGACAGGATTCAGATGATGAGAGCATCAGTGATTGCCTGGATGATGAGTCATGTGACAATGACGACATTCCGAATCGCCGCATGGACGGCTTAAAAAAAGTGGAAACTCCTCGAGGATCTGCGAAAAAAGGTGGACTACTGAAGACAATACGTTTGACGCGTAATCAGAGAACCCAGAGCGCTCGTTCGACACGAGACTCAATCAG TGTAGATAACCTGTCCGACCGTGACCTTGAGTGGCTACAAGGTGATAATTTCCTGGGAAGACtcgaaaatgaagaaaacctgGATACTGATGTCTTACAGAAGGAAGTAGATACGCTTCCGAAGAAAAAAACTAAAAC GTGTCGCCATCGGATGGAGAGGTTCCTGACGAGCACCCCGTGCCAGATCATTGTCCTCTTGATAGCATTCCTTGATGCAGTGGCGGTGGTAACGAGCGTGATCCTGGACATGGAAAGTCATCGGG TGGAGACAGAGCATCTGAAGTGTCAGCGTCACCATCTTGTTTGGATTCTACTAAACCTTGAGAACACACCTAATAAAACAAGTGAACATTTCGTTATTCCGGATACACATGGAATAGACGGGGGCTTAACTGGCAGCGCCTTCGTCTACGAACTATTAGAGAGATTCGAGGCAAGCATTGACAGGAATCAGAAAAACAATTATGAAACTACTGGAAGCCCAAAGTCCGATGCTTCGTCAGACGTAGCGGACAATGTCGCGTTTCAGCGGTCGCCCAGGGCACTCACAGCCGGTGAGATGACCTTGCGGACACCGCCGTATCCACCTGACGACTACAGCGCAACCGCTTTGCCAGATTTTATTGACAGTGACGCAGTTAACAACCAGTACGGGAAACTTCTTGTTGCCCCGGCCATGAACAACCCGAGGAAAGATATTAGTCAACGTTCAGGAGATGCTGATGTGGGGAATGTCGATGCGTTGGCCTCATTTATGGTCCCGCCGCCACCTCTAAAAGACTGCTTGCAGATCACGGCGCGGGCGGAGGAGTTAATCCACATTTCTCATATGCTACATTACACCAGTATCGCACTGCTCTCGGTGCTGCTTCTAGAG GTGATACTGAAAGTTATCGCCATGGGCTCGGATTTCTTTCACCACAAATTGGAG ATCATGGACAGTATAGTGATCCTAATCTCCTTCATTCTCGACCTCGTGTTCATCCAGGACCACGATAAAAACCTCGCCGTGGCCATCTTCTTATTCATCTGGCAGATGCTAAGGGTGTTGTCAG CGCTCATCAACCACAACAAGAAGAGAGTCGAATTCTTGATGCAGGTGATGAAGGAAAGCAACCTCAAGTTACACCAGCAGAACCTGTTATTGCGGCGCAAGGTTAAACAGAAAAAG AAGCAACTTGGCAATCTTCAGCAGTTTTGCGAGGAGCTCGGCGCCACGGATGACCAGATACAAGACTGTCTCTCTGGCGTGCCCACCC ATGTGCCGCTGAAAACAAGGGCTGCCTCCAAGGCGAAAAATGTATTATCCGCTTCCTGCGAGGCGTTGTCAACTTTTAAGAAGTGGACGTCACGTTCCCTGTCTACCGGTCTCCCTCCACTCGCCATCGCTTTTGCCAAGAGCCCTATGGAGAGGCGACGCCGCAACAGCGCGGGCAGTGAACCGGCACCCGCGAAAAGCCCGGTCCGGTTGAAATCACTCCAGTACACCTCGTCCTTCCTTGACATTGACTTAAGGCAGAGAGGAAAGCCCCATTTGGGCGCAGGAGACATATGCTCCAGTTCCGAGGACGGGAGTTTGTGCGAGTTAGGGCCACGTGGTCCCTCCAGCGGTAGAGAGTCAAGCATCGGCAGTAATGGTTCTCTCTGCGACCTGGATTCGATGTCGGCGACCCCGAACGCCTCCCCGGGTACTTCACCACCTTTAAGGCAAAAAGGGAGCGATTTCATTCTTGAAATGGAGGGGATTAAAAACGCCGGCTTCTTAGAGTTCAACCAGGGGAGAGAGATAAGTTGTGGCTCTGATTCGGAACCGCCCTCCTACGGCGTTGCAATGCTCTCTAGTAAAGGAGGAGACGAGATATACCA